A genome region from Schlesneria paludicola DSM 18645 includes the following:
- a CDS encoding dioxygenase family protein — translation MNHFTNDPSRRRFLRNMTFGAALFTTRGLFAEQLARTPSLTEGPFYPDKIPLDADNDLILINDSITPAVGEITHLTGRLLSPNGSPLKDVTMEIWQCDANAVYLHSKDSSSKKKQQDQNFQGFGRFTTGSSGEYRFRTIKPVPYPGRPAPHIHVKLKRGDQELLTTQIFVRGDEGNKRDGVFYQTRDLIDRELLQTDFTPIKDSRTGELSAVFDIVIGRTPDENAFRNE, via the coding sequence ATGAATCACTTCACAAATGATCCGTCACGCCGACGATTTCTGCGAAACATGACCTTTGGTGCCGCGCTGTTCACCACACGCGGGCTATTTGCCGAGCAATTGGCGCGCACACCGTCCCTGACCGAAGGGCCGTTCTATCCGGACAAAATTCCCCTCGATGCCGATAACGATCTGATCCTCATTAACGACAGTATTACACCCGCCGTGGGAGAAATCACGCATCTGACCGGTCGATTACTGTCGCCCAACGGATCGCCGCTCAAAGACGTCACGATGGAAATATGGCAATGCGATGCGAATGCCGTCTATCTGCATTCGAAGGACAGCAGTTCGAAAAAGAAGCAGCAGGACCAGAATTTTCAAGGATTTGGACGATTCACCACGGGCTCATCGGGGGAATACCGTTTTCGGACCATCAAGCCCGTGCCATATCCAGGTCGCCCTGCGCCTCATATTCACGTCAAGTTGAAGCGCGGCGATCAAGAGTTGCTGACGACGCAGATTTTTGTTCGTGGCGACGAAGGAAACAAACGGGATGGTGTCTTTTATCAGACTCGCGATTTGATCGATCGTGAGCTTCTGCAGACCGATTTCACGCCCATCAAAGATTCGCGAACGGGTGAACTGTCCGCCGTCTTCGACATCGTCATCGGTCGAACGCCGGATGAGAACGCTTTCCGCAACGAATAA
- the miaB gene encoding tRNA (N6-isopentenyl adenosine(37)-C2)-methylthiotransferase MiaB, with protein MTVPHNGKLFIETVGCQMNMLDSELVVGALRKEGYSLTDDVQEADTVLFNTCSVREHAEHKIYSALGRLKYSKLSRPNQVIGVLGCMAQKDQELIFQRAPHVDMVVGTGQLAEVPRLIGAAREHRERSLAISLDRKEGTRAEVSDSFQSYDPLREPEMRPSPYQAFVRIMIGCDKFCTYCVVPMTRGPEQSRPPKDIRREVQILADQGVKEVTLLGQTVNSYKVTQDGKLYRLSDLLEYIHDVDGILRLKFVTNFPKDMTDDLLQAVRDLPKCAQYLHVPAQSGCNDVLKRMKRGYTIEDYREMFGRIRNTLPNAAVSSDFIVGFCGETEEAHQKSLDLIRECRFKNSFIFKYSPRPGTKANDLLVDDIPEDVKKRRNNEMLTLQNQISAEDNAAFIGRRVEVLVEGLSKSEVKRGDASTDAGPVQLTGRTTCDRIVVFNGNPRLAGSLTTISVEDCTPTTLIGSIVTHQVQHGSSPLLPILV; from the coding sequence ATGACGGTTCCACATAACGGCAAACTCTTTATCGAGACAGTTGGCTGCCAGATGAACATGCTCGACAGCGAGCTGGTTGTCGGCGCGTTGCGGAAAGAGGGCTACAGCCTGACCGACGACGTGCAAGAGGCTGACACCGTCCTGTTCAACACCTGCAGCGTTCGCGAGCACGCGGAACACAAGATTTATTCCGCGCTGGGACGACTCAAGTACAGCAAGCTGTCACGCCCCAATCAGGTGATCGGCGTGCTGGGCTGCATGGCTCAAAAGGATCAGGAACTGATCTTTCAACGCGCGCCACATGTCGACATGGTCGTCGGGACGGGGCAACTGGCGGAAGTTCCCCGCCTGATTGGTGCCGCTCGTGAACATCGCGAGCGGTCGCTGGCAATCAGCCTTGATCGCAAAGAAGGCACCCGCGCCGAAGTCAGCGATAGCTTTCAAAGCTACGACCCGCTACGTGAACCCGAGATGCGTCCATCGCCCTATCAGGCCTTCGTGCGCATCATGATCGGTTGTGATAAGTTCTGCACGTACTGCGTGGTGCCGATGACCCGTGGTCCCGAGCAAAGTCGCCCACCCAAAGATATTCGCCGAGAAGTTCAGATTCTCGCCGATCAAGGCGTCAAGGAAGTCACGCTGCTGGGCCAGACCGTCAACAGCTACAAGGTCACCCAGGACGGCAAGCTTTATCGGTTGTCAGACCTGCTGGAATACATTCACGATGTCGACGGCATCCTACGGCTGAAGTTCGTCACCAACTTCCCCAAAGATATGACCGACGATCTGCTGCAAGCGGTTCGCGATTTGCCAAAGTGTGCCCAGTATCTGCACGTTCCCGCCCAATCCGGGTGTAACGACGTGCTGAAGCGGATGAAACGCGGCTATACGATCGAAGACTATCGTGAGATGTTTGGCCGCATTCGCAACACGCTTCCGAACGCGGCTGTGTCGAGCGACTTCATCGTTGGCTTCTGCGGTGAGACCGAAGAGGCTCATCAGAAGAGCCTTGATCTGATCCGTGAATGCCGGTTCAAGAATAGCTTCATTTTCAAATACAGTCCTCGACCGGGCACGAAGGCCAACGACCTGCTGGTCGACGACATTCCAGAAGATGTCAAGAAACGCCGAAATAACGAGATGCTGACCCTGCAAAATCAGATCAGTGCCGAAGACAATGCGGCGTTCATCGGCCGCCGCGTCGAAGTACTGGTCGAGGGACTAAGCAAGTCGGAAGTCAAACGCGGTGACGCCTCGACCGATGCGGGCCCTGTGCAACTGACCGGCCGCACGACCTGCGACCGAATCGTTGTCTTCAATGGAAACCCACGCCTGGCCGGTTCGCTGACCACGATTTCCGTCGAAGATTGCACTCCCACCACGTTGATCGGCTCGATCGTTACACATCAGGTTCAGCATGGTTCGTCACCACTCCTGCCGATCTTGGTCTGA
- a CDS encoding sigma-70 family RNA polymerase sigma factor has protein sequence MNDELERLQCGGEKALAELFSEYRDRLERLVDFRLDHRLSSRVDPSDVLQEAYIEIARRYREYLNAPNVSFYVWVRQLTLQALIDIQRRHFGLKRTPQQEVNLKRGPSESTSDSIAQILGAQLTSPSGAAIRAEEIRQLHLALASMDEIDREVLALRHFEHLGNGEVAETLGLTATAASNRYIRAMTRLSEIMQRFTPGST, from the coding sequence ATGAATGATGAACTCGAACGACTGCAATGCGGCGGCGAAAAGGCGCTGGCGGAGTTGTTCTCGGAGTACCGCGATCGGCTTGAGCGACTGGTGGACTTTCGTCTCGACCACCGTTTGAGTAGTCGGGTTGATCCGTCAGACGTATTGCAGGAAGCCTATATCGAAATCGCGAGGCGTTATCGTGAGTATCTGAACGCCCCGAATGTTTCGTTCTATGTCTGGGTCAGGCAACTGACCCTGCAGGCCCTGATTGACATTCAGCGCCGGCATTTCGGCCTGAAACGAACACCGCAACAAGAAGTGAATCTGAAGCGAGGTCCTTCGGAAAGTACCAGTGATTCGATCGCTCAGATCCTGGGCGCACAGTTGACCTCTCCCAGCGGAGCGGCGATTCGCGCGGAAGAAATTCGGCAATTGCATTTGGCACTGGCCTCCATGGACGAAATCGACCGCGAAGTCCTCGCTCTCAGGCACTTCGAGCATTTGGGAAATGGCGAAGTTGCTGAAACGCTGGGACTCACCGCGACCGCGGCCAGCAATCGCTACATTCGGGCGATGACGCGATTGAGTGAAATCATGCAGCGATTCACCCCCGGGTCGACGTAA
- a CDS encoding EF-hand domain-containing protein — MRTANHILLAAGLFATVSVVVAQPPGRPDGGPRGDGPPPDAAAVIDRMMTFDANQDGQLTKAEITDARLMGLFDRADENHDGIVTREELTTLHGKESPAGRGGPGRGGPGGPGMGGPPIIGEVMPRPVREMLKLSNGQQKKLDALQKLVDSRLEQILNDEQKQQLHQMRDRGPGGRGGPGGPGGFGGPPDGPGGRREGGGGDGENVRPRRPPE; from the coding sequence ATGCGTACCGCCAATCACATCCTGCTTGCGGCAGGCCTTTTTGCAACCGTGTCGGTCGTTGTGGCCCAGCCACCGGGTCGTCCCGACGGAGGCCCCCGAGGTGATGGCCCTCCGCCGGACGCGGCGGCAGTCATTGATCGGATGATGACATTTGATGCCAATCAAGATGGGCAACTAACGAAAGCAGAAATCACGGACGCGCGGCTTATGGGATTGTTCGACCGCGCCGACGAAAATCATGACGGCATCGTGACAAGGGAAGAACTCACGACCCTGCACGGAAAAGAGTCTCCCGCAGGGCGCGGTGGACCAGGACGGGGCGGGCCCGGTGGTCCCGGAATGGGTGGCCCGCCAATCATCGGTGAAGTCATGCCCAGACCTGTCCGCGAAATGTTGAAATTGAGCAACGGGCAACAGAAGAAGCTCGACGCACTCCAAAAACTCGTCGATTCCCGCCTCGAGCAGATTTTGAACGACGAGCAGAAACAGCAATTGCATCAAATGCGCGACCGTGGGCCAGGTGGCCGCGGAGGCCCGGGCGGTCCCGGCGGATTTGGCGGCCCACCCGATGGACCTGGTGGCCGACGTGAAGGCGGCGGTGGCGACGGCGAAAACGTGCGACCCCGCAGGCCACCTGAATAA
- a CDS encoding AAA family ATPase has translation MADEHQLIEKLEQNIATAILGKPEPIQLSLVSLLAGGHLLVEDAPGVGKTSLAKSIAKSLSCDFKRLQFTPDMLPSDILGSNVFLPNRGEFEFRPGPIFTNVLLADEINRTTPRTQSALLEAMSEGQVSVEGLTHTLPTPFFVLATQNPFEFEGTYPLPENQLDRFMCCIEIGYPARDVEKNVLINHREGEPGDKLQSVITAEQLRHLQASVRAVKVEDSLNDYILEIVHATRSHEQLHLGVSTRGAITLYRAVQGLAFIEGRSYAVPDDVKRLVLPVLAHRIVVKGVLHEGRRDRAKAVLRQILSKTPVPA, from the coding sequence GTGGCCGACGAACATCAGTTGATTGAGAAGCTCGAGCAGAACATTGCCACGGCGATCCTCGGAAAACCGGAACCGATTCAACTCTCGCTGGTCTCGCTTCTTGCGGGCGGCCATCTGCTAGTGGAAGACGCGCCGGGGGTCGGCAAAACATCTCTCGCGAAATCGATCGCGAAAAGCCTGTCCTGTGACTTCAAGCGACTGCAGTTCACGCCCGACATGTTGCCGAGCGATATCCTGGGTTCGAACGTCTTCTTACCAAACCGTGGTGAGTTTGAGTTTCGTCCTGGACCGATTTTTACGAACGTGTTGCTCGCCGACGAAATCAATCGAACGACACCGCGAACCCAAAGTGCGTTGCTGGAAGCGATGAGCGAAGGCCAGGTGTCGGTCGAAGGGCTGACGCATACGTTGCCCACGCCCTTCTTCGTGCTGGCGACACAAAATCCGTTCGAGTTTGAAGGGACTTACCCGCTGCCGGAAAACCAGCTTGATCGGTTCATGTGCTGCATCGAGATTGGATACCCCGCACGCGATGTCGAAAAGAACGTGCTGATCAACCATCGCGAGGGTGAGCCCGGTGATAAGCTTCAGTCGGTCATCACGGCCGAGCAACTTCGCCACCTTCAAGCGTCCGTCCGGGCCGTGAAGGTCGAAGACTCGTTGAATGATTACATTCTGGAAATCGTGCACGCCACTCGTTCCCACGAACAATTGCACCTGGGGGTCAGCACCCGCGGCGCGATTACGCTTTATCGAGCCGTACAAGGGCTGGCATTCATCGAAGGCCGAAGCTACGCCGTGCCTGACGATGTGAAACGTCTGGTCTTGCCAGTCCTGGCGCATCGAATCGTGGTGAAAGGCGTGCTGCACGAAGGCCGCCGCGATCGCGCCAAAGCGGTCCTCCGTCAAATTCTCAGCAAGACCCCTGTGCCCGCCTGA
- the efp gene encoding elongation factor P translates to MAQLSTSDFRKGSKVLLDGEPYDMMEVNFVKPGKGQALYKCRLRNLLKGTILDRTYKSGDGLEAAEIRNGDGQFLYKDAAGLVFMDQVSFEQYTIPLDVAGDQARFLQDGAICSILYWGEQPIGFTAPDKAILKVTYTEDVARGNTTSNLMKPATLENGEIVQVPAFVNTGDLLRINAQTGEYVERVRA, encoded by the coding sequence ATGGCGCAGCTCAGTACGAGCGACTTTCGAAAGGGATCTAAAGTCCTATTGGACGGCGAGCCGTACGATATGATGGAAGTCAATTTCGTAAAGCCAGGTAAAGGGCAGGCTCTTTACAAATGTCGCCTGCGGAATCTGCTGAAGGGAACGATTCTTGATCGGACCTATAAAAGCGGCGATGGACTGGAAGCGGCAGAGATCCGGAATGGCGACGGCCAGTTTCTTTACAAAGATGCGGCGGGACTGGTCTTCATGGATCAGGTTTCGTTCGAGCAATACACCATTCCGTTGGATGTCGCCGGAGACCAGGCTCGATTCTTACAAGATGGGGCGATCTGCTCGATTTTGTATTGGGGCGAGCAACCGATCGGGTTTACCGCACCCGATAAGGCGATTTTGAAAGTGACATATACGGAAGATGTGGCTCGCGGGAATACGACTTCGAACTTGATGAAGCCTGCGACCCTCGAGAATGGTGAAATTGTGCAGGTGCCCGCGTTTGTGAACACGGGGGATCTGCTTCGGATTAACGCGCAAACAGGTGAATATGTCGAACGGGTCCGTGCCTAG
- a CDS encoding site-2 protease family protein: MFNINPTPFDVRLVAFRVPIRVHPSFWIVMALLGWNPERPQLTFIFVACAFFSVLVHELGHALTSEWFGWPTLIVLHFFGGVAVSDRYRNNTPGRSILVSLMGPGAGFLFWATIRLVEAVFNHQHILEYEYRAYVFAYLRMMNWYWSVFNLIPVLPLDGGHVCHSLCELLRLRNPLGVALVIGVAVSGAAAYYFLHYRDEQMAGMIMIMLCFQSVMGLQSRR; this comes from the coding sequence ATGTTTAATATCAATCCTACCCCTTTTGACGTCCGATTGGTCGCATTCCGAGTCCCTATCCGCGTCCATCCCTCGTTCTGGATCGTCATGGCGTTGCTGGGCTGGAATCCAGAACGACCGCAACTGACGTTCATCTTCGTGGCGTGTGCTTTTTTTTCGGTGCTGGTTCACGAACTGGGACACGCTCTGACATCGGAATGGTTCGGCTGGCCCACATTGATCGTGCTGCACTTTTTTGGTGGTGTTGCCGTCTCGGATCGATATCGAAACAACACTCCTGGCCGAAGTATTCTCGTTTCGCTGATGGGCCCCGGGGCGGGCTTCCTGTTTTGGGCCACTATTCGCCTCGTCGAAGCCGTTTTTAATCACCAACACATTCTGGAGTACGAGTACCGCGCGTATGTCTTCGCATACTTGAGAATGATGAACTGGTACTGGAGCGTATTCAATCTGATCCCGGTCCTGCCGCTCGACGGAGGACATGTGTGCCACTCACTTTGCGAACTCCTGAGGCTTCGTAATCCTCTCGGGGTCGCGCTGGTTATCGGCGTCGCTGTCTCCGGCGCAGCCGCCTACTATTTCCTGCACTACCGGGACGAGCAGATGGCAGGAATGATCATGATTATGCTCTGCTTTCAGAGCGTCATGGGACTGCAGTCGAGGCGATAG
- the epmB gene encoding EF-P beta-lysylation protein EpmB, whose amino-acid sequence MDANWHPVTPQAEISEGFSLTSARPTWHDSLAKAVRDPLELISILQLPDELQAPARRAADTFPLLVPRSYIARMRPRDPNDPLLMQVLPLRDELSPTPGFVDDAVGDDASRRAPGLLQKYRGRALMISTGACAIHCRYCFRRHYPYGDEPRRLDEWEPAFAALEADDSIHEVLLSGGDPLMLTDTRLEIFIERLSKIPHLRRLRIHSRLPIVLPDRVTPTLIRLLTGTRLTPIMVAHANHPNEIVGDCQQALRDLVRAGVTTLNQSVLLRKINDSAEALAELSERLIDVGVIPYYLHQLDRVQRTAHFEVDESQGRVLIAELRTRLPGYAVPQYVREIAGEPHKTPI is encoded by the coding sequence TTGGACGCGAATTGGCATCCCGTGACACCGCAAGCTGAAATCTCGGAAGGCTTTTCGCTCACGTCGGCACGCCCCACCTGGCACGATTCGTTGGCCAAGGCCGTTCGCGATCCGCTGGAACTGATCTCGATTCTGCAGTTACCGGACGAACTTCAGGCCCCGGCGCGGCGGGCGGCTGACACGTTTCCGCTGCTGGTTCCGAGAAGCTACATCGCGCGAATGCGTCCACGCGATCCCAATGATCCGCTCTTAATGCAGGTGCTGCCTCTCAGGGATGAACTGAGTCCGACCCCGGGATTCGTCGACGATGCCGTCGGCGACGATGCCAGCCGTCGTGCGCCGGGCCTGTTGCAAAAATACCGCGGCCGAGCACTGATGATCTCAACCGGTGCGTGTGCCATCCATTGCCGCTACTGCTTCCGTCGCCACTACCCGTACGGCGACGAGCCAAGACGTTTGGATGAATGGGAACCGGCGTTCGCGGCGCTTGAGGCCGATGATTCAATTCACGAAGTTCTGCTGAGCGGCGGTGACCCACTGATGCTCACCGACACGCGGCTTGAAATCTTCATCGAGCGACTGTCAAAAATCCCACACTTACGCCGACTGCGCATTCATTCGCGGCTTCCGATCGTCTTACCCGATCGCGTGACGCCCACCCTGATCCGATTGCTGACAGGCACGCGACTGACGCCGATCATGGTTGCGCATGCGAATCACCCGAACGAAATCGTCGGTGACTGTCAGCAGGCGCTGCGCGATCTGGTTCGCGCGGGCGTGACGACACTCAACCAATCGGTCCTTTTGCGGAAGATCAATGACAGTGCGGAAGCATTGGCGGAACTGAGTGAGCGACTGATCGATGTCGGCGTGATTCCCTATTACCTGCATCAGCTCGACCGCGTGCAGAGAACGGCCCACTTCGAAGTCGACGAGTCCCAGGGCAGGGTGCTGATTGCCGAACTGCGCACTCGATTGCCGGGATACGCCGTGCCTCAATACGTTCGCGAAATCGCAGGGGAACCTCATAAGACACCCATCTGA
- a CDS encoding serine/threonine-protein kinase produces MPETSQPTERHDEPKGTSNALSDKMMERQGRMNSDGTTDVLDDRHPVERLADEFSARWRAGETPTIEEYERRAPEHRGMIRSLFTTIAMIERTIRRETTQRRTPRPTISKHKVIGDFSIVREMGRGGMGIVFEAIQQSLKRRVALKILGSGISNSPQQLLRFRREAESAARLHHTNIVPVYGIGEEGGIHFYAMQYIDGVPLDDAIATVRHRSSGTHDAKSSSAPQPTGVMASGSHDTDEPKMPPSSIDDPTILMFDEPPSRSSGVADRFPDGQRLSSRHSSRWPSPSGAANPSAFEDPDWAAPVSEFPPKVQNEATTTESVDACFGFFATNGTPDYFLRIANLAAQVADALGYAHQHGVLHRDIKPSNLMIDRNGDVWIMDFGLVKILERQDLTQAGEIVGTLRYMAPEQLEGRADVTTDIYALGLTLYELLTLRPAFDGDEAVTLAQRLRQSDIPKPRSINPSIPKDLETIVLKATAHEPQARYATAAMLADDLRRFCEDRPIQARRATYRERLWRWSRRNPALATATGSTILLLGLVAVITTMGRLKVESALNEAKFAQKRAEANLDLAINAFDEIMKNVTSRGSPSAMSPNLSETDISLPQAAFSKEDSLLLTELLNFYRSFTKQNAASTNLRLRTAEAYRSAGDILVRLGQLQNAEEDFNTALIDFGRLLTADPGNVDVILKTASLYNDVGELRLRRGEFFETLNAHLEARAILLRQPDSIRNRPDVRYELARATDLFASIDIRSGTDEGPQMPPGGPSGRTPAERHHRAGRHSHTSPNTDLADESQNGNAVHLDAEHAGPPGGAGRHDSADEPPPGGGPGGRPPEQINPRLAKAMPAAFGIAGHPHGIPGDPHERIDSLAATLVEASDEFRSLVKEFPANEDYQYRLAQCLRHQVVHAASNGKRDDARTAFNEAIEILNRLTTTAPDDQKYQFELAYTLTQATRVESESEAQEDLDRAVNIAEELTEKFPTACDSQLLLGTALARQAVIQEKTGWIEDAEMTLYQAIATLEPLTARFPDQGVIQIPLAKTRQQLGDLMRSTADAADDPQQRLEQSNTVLHMAINQFEDYLKKSRTDGVAPSKGGFNSHTRSNLYLSLADTLTKLQRPEEAAAARKQAQRPSRPRREPRGSPTEAGR; encoded by the coding sequence ATGCCAGAAACTTCGCAACCGACGGAACGCCACGACGAACCCAAAGGCACGTCTAACGCTTTGTCCGACAAGATGATGGAACGGCAAGGTCGAATGAATTCCGACGGAACAACGGATGTTCTCGACGATCGCCATCCGGTTGAGCGACTCGCCGATGAATTCTCGGCGCGCTGGCGGGCGGGTGAGACCCCCACGATTGAAGAGTACGAGCGTCGCGCGCCGGAACATCGTGGGATGATTCGATCCCTGTTCACGACGATCGCGATGATCGAGCGGACGATTCGTCGCGAAACCACGCAGCGGCGAACTCCTCGCCCCACGATCTCAAAACACAAAGTGATCGGCGATTTCTCGATCGTTCGCGAAATGGGACGCGGCGGAATGGGGATCGTGTTTGAAGCGATTCAACAGTCGCTCAAACGACGCGTGGCACTGAAAATCCTGGGCTCGGGAATCTCGAACTCTCCTCAGCAGCTTCTCCGATTCCGCCGCGAAGCCGAATCGGCGGCACGCTTGCACCACACGAATATCGTCCCTGTCTACGGTATCGGCGAAGAAGGTGGCATTCATTTTTACGCGATGCAATACATTGATGGCGTGCCGCTTGACGATGCAATTGCCACAGTCCGGCATCGCTCGTCGGGCACGCATGACGCGAAATCTTCGAGTGCCCCGCAGCCGACGGGGGTGATGGCGAGTGGAAGTCACGACACCGACGAACCCAAGATGCCTCCGTCGTCCATCGACGATCCTACGATTCTGATGTTTGACGAGCCCCCGTCGCGTTCATCGGGTGTTGCCGACCGATTTCCGGATGGGCAACGCTTATCCTCGAGGCATTCGTCACGCTGGCCGTCGCCATCGGGCGCCGCGAATCCGTCGGCCTTTGAAGACCCTGACTGGGCGGCGCCGGTTTCGGAATTTCCGCCAAAGGTTCAAAATGAAGCAACGACGACGGAATCCGTCGATGCTTGTTTCGGATTCTTTGCGACGAATGGAACCCCGGACTACTTTTTGCGAATCGCCAATCTGGCGGCCCAGGTCGCGGACGCCTTGGGGTATGCGCACCAACACGGTGTTCTTCACCGGGATATCAAGCCTTCCAACCTGATGATCGATCGCAATGGCGATGTCTGGATCATGGATTTCGGGCTCGTCAAAATCTTGGAACGTCAGGATCTGACTCAGGCCGGCGAAATCGTGGGAACATTGCGGTACATGGCTCCCGAACAACTAGAGGGACGTGCTGATGTCACGACCGACATCTATGCCCTGGGCCTGACCCTATACGAACTCTTGACGCTCAGGCCCGCCTTCGACGGTGATGAAGCTGTGACACTGGCGCAGCGACTGCGTCAAAGCGATATTCCCAAACCTCGTTCGATTAACCCGTCGATTCCCAAGGATCTTGAAACGATCGTTCTGAAGGCGACCGCGCACGAACCGCAAGCTCGGTATGCCACGGCGGCGATGCTGGCGGATGACCTGCGGCGGTTTTGTGAGGATCGACCGATTCAGGCCCGTCGCGCCACGTATCGCGAGAGATTGTGGCGCTGGAGCCGTCGCAACCCGGCACTTGCCACAGCGACCGGTTCCACAATTCTGCTGCTGGGACTTGTCGCCGTGATTACCACGATGGGACGCCTGAAAGTGGAATCGGCTTTGAACGAGGCGAAGTTTGCTCAAAAACGCGCCGAAGCCAACCTCGATCTGGCCATCAACGCCTTCGACGAAATCATGAAGAATGTGACGTCGCGTGGATCTCCTAGCGCCATGTCGCCGAATCTCAGTGAAACCGACATTTCACTGCCGCAAGCCGCATTCTCAAAAGAAGACAGTCTGCTGCTGACGGAGCTGCTGAATTTCTATCGCAGCTTTACGAAGCAAAATGCCGCCAGTACGAACCTGCGACTCCGGACGGCCGAAGCCTATCGCAGTGCCGGCGATATCCTGGTGCGCCTCGGTCAACTCCAAAATGCAGAAGAGGATTTCAACACGGCCCTGATCGACTTTGGTCGCCTGCTGACCGCCGACCCCGGCAACGTCGACGTCATTTTGAAGACGGCGTCGCTTTACAATGATGTGGGCGAACTGCGTTTGCGGCGCGGCGAGTTCTTCGAAACTTTGAACGCCCATTTGGAGGCGCGAGCCATTCTGCTCAGGCAGCCAGACTCGATTCGGAATCGGCCGGACGTGCGCTATGAACTGGCCCGTGCCACGGATCTGTTTGCATCGATCGATATTCGAAGCGGAACTGATGAAGGACCGCAAATGCCGCCCGGCGGGCCGAGTGGCAGAACGCCAGCCGAGCGGCACCACCGCGCGGGGCGACACTCGCACACATCCCCCAATACGGATCTGGCGGATGAAAGCCAGAATGGAAATGCGGTTCATTTGGACGCCGAACACGCCGGGCCTCCCGGTGGGGCTGGCCGACACGACTCAGCAGATGAACCTCCACCCGGCGGCGGACCGGGTGGGCGTCCACCCGAACAAATCAATCCTCGCCTAGCCAAGGCGATGCCAGCGGCATTCGGAATCGCGGGTCATCCTCATGGGATTCCAGGCGATCCGCACGAGCGAATCGACAGCCTGGCCGCAACGCTGGTCGAGGCAAGTGATGAGTTTCGTTCGCTTGTGAAAGAGTTCCCCGCGAACGAAGACTATCAGTATCGGCTGGCGCAATGCCTCAGGCATCAAGTCGTCCATGCGGCCAGCAATGGCAAACGGGATGACGCACGAACCGCGTTTAACGAAGCGATCGAAATCCTGAATCGACTGACGACGACGGCACCGGACGATCAAAAGTACCAGTTCGAACTGGCTTATACGTTGACGCAGGCCACTCGTGTCGAATCGGAATCCGAAGCGCAAGAGGATCTCGATCGGGCGGTCAACATTGCAGAGGAACTGACGGAGAAATTCCCGACCGCATGCGACTCGCAACTCTTACTGGGAACCGCACTCGCACGACAGGCCGTGATTCAGGAAAAGACCGGTTGGATCGAAGATGCCGAGATGACCTTGTACCAGGCCATCGCCACGCTGGAACCTTTGACCGCTCGGTTTCCTGATCAAGGTGTGATCCAGATTCCGCTAGCGAAAACGCGTCAACAACTGGGAGATTTGATGCGTTCGACGGCGGACGCCGCCGATGATCCGCAGCAACGGCTGGAACAATCAAATACGGTCTTGCACATGGCGATCAATCAGTTCGAGGACTATCTCAAAAAGTCCAGAACGGATGGCGTGGCACCCAGTAAAGGTGGGTTCAATTCGCACACTCGATCGAATCTTTATTTGAGTCTCGCGGACACGCTGACCAAACTGCAGCGACCCGAAGAGGCGGCCGCCGCACGAAAACAGGCCCAGCGTCCATCACGGCCTCGTCGTGAACCCCGCGGTTCCCCTACTGAAGCGGGTCGCTGA